The Triticum aestivum cultivar Chinese Spring chromosome 3A, IWGSC CS RefSeq v2.1, whole genome shotgun sequence genome includes a region encoding these proteins:
- the LOC123062696 gene encoding transcription factor DIVARICATA has product MGAAPRTWRLGVVSSPQGGGPERRRGEEAMDLYYQQAAPAARRPWAKEEDKAFEAALVTLPDHAPDRWERVAARLPGRTPQEAWEHYQALVADVDLIERGAVDTPDCWDFDDDGDGRATVASSRGRPAGKARGEERRRGIPWSEEEHKLFLDGLEKYGRGDWRNISRFAVRSRTPTQVASHAQKYFIRQANAATRDSKRKSIHDITTP; this is encoded by the exons ATGGGCGCAGCGCCGCGCACCTGGCGCCTGGGTGTCGTGTCGTCGCCGCAGGGAGGAGGGCCAGAGAGACGCAGAGGCGAGGAGGCCATGGACCTGTACTACCAGCAGGCCgcgccggcggcgaggaggccgtggGCCAAGGAGGAGGACAAGGCGTTCGAGGCGGCGCTGGTGACGCTCCCGGACCACGCGCCCGACCGGTGGGAGCGCGTCGCGGCGCGGCTCCCGGGGCGCACCCCGCAGGAGGCCTGGGAGCACTACCAGGCGCTCGTCGCCGACGTCGACCTCATCGAGCGCGGCGCCGTGGACACGCCCGACTGCTGGGActtcgacgacgacggcgacggccgCGCCACCGTGGCCTCCTCCCGCGGCCGCCCCGCCGGCAAGGCCCGCGGCGAGGAGCGCCGGCGCGGCATACCCTGGTCCGAGGAGGAGCACAA GCTGTTCCTGGACGGGCTGGAGAAGTACGGGCGGGGGGACTGGAGGAACATCTCGCGGTTCGCGGTGCGGAGCCGGACGCCGACGCAGGTGGCCAGCCACGCGCAGAAGTACTTCATCCGCCAGGCCAACGCCGCCACGCGCGACTCCAAGCGCAAGAGCATCCACGACATCACCACCCCTTGA